Proteins from a genomic interval of Salvelinus sp. IW2-2015 linkage group LG14, ASM291031v2, whole genome shotgun sequence:
- the LOC139028735 gene encoding LOW QUALITY PROTEIN: uncharacterized protein (The sequence of the model RefSeq protein was modified relative to this genomic sequence to represent the inferred CDS: substituted 1 base at 1 genomic stop codon), translating to MSDVGVTKPAQDQSSGSGHTVTTSRHAYITDPIASKRICFYKSGDLQFSGLRMVINNRTFKTFDALLDSLSKKVPLPFGVRNITTPRGVHAVHTLDELEDGKAYICSDQRKVKPINMAVANKKLPPWYNTRPMSARHRALQLAKQNPGRPMRINTPVIVRTPKRLMVFQNGDPSVKHNLMLQKRTTPTFEALLDYLSKLMHFPVVKLHTPDGRRVSALPMPLDTKVTAIRKKKPISSGKSKLFSPSSARYFVNQINHCIAGSECDLPSNNAESVELEAGHFLESVAETDGDSYHGDRGEGADNCMPGDDDIEKSFRVNQDGSMTVEMKVRLTIREEETIHWTTTLSRSSVANQLCAAESELENSSPESNILPPTQPNTMGTINGYNVKKDDHDDKDDKSPETSRLTSVAVDNEDDAKTHVGVVSPRRAPTPGPRRYRQKQASVESIKTMLGDEIQENMVGSNSYRETTENGEVKEEYCMVRQCSSKPVPKPRGVGSVDINNYNKTQSTFKSGMAEILQIQNGGEEVIESVMHIYEQQTCQDNFLANSQYNVQGVSIYGMMYGRTATSDTAHLSSSNDLELELGRSSTASKSISVWRADQSLSPEFTIPKFKAGGSLLRNRVLNVHXTPLSMPTKDNDTPEWVSEASKENSTTGVKKVKKMFSKPKVKKNQFRKVTTPDKRRKEGNANAPENNKRVKTGGFSSNVSIRKMYGPKPARSLIKNKKKLKGKEINLNIENPKESAVKELNVTENRNKTSVSVKKNVLHVLFPTETQVEGTLKRQRSMHEERRIDKESHDLSSSNINEYVENWLEKALPTVYPDPVEETQNVETPTMSPVETEGDIVPDVSAFNCEMDTEEDDPSLFKEKTQIPSSPSLEMTAFPNRTFENIATQTNLALENTTLPCPSDQSSQKTPLHSDTTQERLHINPSVEKRPFFNGLSVSPTAIISVEKPSPSDSHSLEETSMPKNISEEKPPITNGLSLENKSVPNISSIEKTPISNSLSPEKTQLPAKTQMEKTPLSNKDLDVSSIASSPSYFMCSSPSSLGDEEQXLSSSPSSDKAPSPTGHVFEKTTLFNHSTLKEPPSPKLSTKKTRLVSNLTLEKQLTLRKASAEKSSISSDPTVEKVLMDKAPISNGRSSEKTSLPAKTRISNIVLDEAPLASSPSCFMSTSPTSLTSDERPISPTRHVLEKTTLFNHSTLKGPSTPKLPMKKTRLISNLSLEKQLSLKRASVEKSSIPSNTTLEKAHLSNPVQITVKKTQLPNSHSLEETSLPNKSLPSDSTSENTQLSSSPRQGRTPLPRHFSLKTPLQNVSPEIATLPTTLVMRNAPSNLSSEKLPVPSNRTLKNRLSPYSQSLEIVSPPMSLKVKKKPVSRNQSLESKPSPVSPTLKNTPLPRKSHKTPLSPKSTPVHLNSSMKKKPIPPSPALVNHKEMNRDDKLSNSNRGDSTKVTAEEPLTKTQIPSHTDKLPPQPDMKLVLEKLCFSIXSIRQITHNNRPSCLEKSNSLPDFSSHVASTFGSSTKALLSFLSVITLKESFTNWNIPELNANSVSCAEALXMMESLREIANIEGAEELKGSLSELQKSTSTQLLQSWKGFQELNSKVRSRSSTPNSSEHNVLFEKCPEKDYIIEEKALDIDELIHELDLPXKLKEALAALPTGVSESMEGDEIEXSFPEERVNAKSTAVPKKEPSNDNVLNIDANVDVKSXVKRFINIYHPKEVTENKMSPITESQSSRQEQPFSSEEQNFKEDFTCHRSRQAANKEDSELEQDNWEEEAKCSDKQIDHDEEQIYSDIEQAYSLALHDGYLELQACPLETKVKDGDIQSSYVEEEESLEEEQEYYIENALVEQENKCMELQLSNEDGESTAEQTQASXNQHEESEVTLVELKVSREQEESFXGGQXYYIENPHVEQEIKCMELQVSCKESLEKDQASSEEEQECHVEDQLSYVVSENRCMEDKCLEEEQQSHIEDQPSYVGLQVSYEERVSTLKEQATSEEEYECHIEDQPNHEEPEVKCLALQDSSEDGKSTPEEDQAISDEELEHHVENQPNHEDPEIKHMDAKVSSEESMSNLEEQQASSEEELECHIENQPSHEEKEVKCMKMQVSREEIEFTPEEDKASLGEEEESHEDDLSYANAHINGQDEQTHLWVEQTTQKGTEYTVRETLPSLFKQHSIADRMDKDSGKNSVQHVGFKQQTDTAEEANFEDNQCSSEEKRVSYEEKLSGSDVEHVSVEXEPYPEEEYQETLEEEPSEEDKXYEKTEAKTTDCFEEPLPSVAERVKILDKKIADVEQRKSITIATTGNKPFGQIEVSAVSGGDDVKEQHKAHVHTFKRTTWPINTSETVVMCPPAPRSLLAFSYDGCITREPDGNRVKSIKELFIAKSVVDIQYGQTRLPSPNTSDLSDNRPETSDSGGHRSQTSTETSSGEDDSVKKSITKCVVRRTIERLYGKKDTNVKDHASESQPPSPLKPKSREFPGKISLSPFHNAQTKVMSDLSYFNATSSVGTYSDPTRCIAFNAQVGPGDCFLIDKDRWLLRESVIRKSVSEPIDINKNTSASTEDVCKDTKEDVPYSLFGHXDLEDIVKSVKPLVPKCTYFNLPHGCDSDSHQDDLSPVSKGSAKGDVSKDSKDKTEKPNLWAEKNGISFAPTDFKMPDNKVHPLIEGPGGGKVVVVQSGKRQPGKGQTDVMKIPQEPDALEMLYFSCGQHCPIL from the exons ATGAGTGACGTGGGGGTCACAAAGCCCGCCCAGGACCAGTCCTCAGGGAGTGGGCACACAGTGACCACATCACGCCACGCATATATCACAGACCCCATCGCCTCCAAGCGCATCTGTTTCTACAAGAGTGGTGACCTTCAGTTCAGTGGCCTGCGCATGGTCATCAACAACCGCACCTTCAAGACCTTCGATGCCCTCCTAGACAGCCTCTCCAAGAAGGTCCCGCTGCCATTCGGAGTAAGGAACATCACCACCCCCCGAGGGGTCCATGCAGTGCACACACTAGATGAACTGGAGGATGGGAAGGCCTACATCTGCTCTGACCAGCGGAAGGTCAAACCCATCAACATGGCAGTAGCCAATAAGAAGCTGCCACCTTGGTACAATACCCGCCCCATGAGCGCCAGGCATCGGGCCTTGCAGCTGGCCAAACAGAACCCTGGCAGGCCCATGCGCATAAATACCCCTGTCATTGTACGCACACCTAAGAGGTTGATGGTATTCCAGAATGGGGACCCCAGTGTCAAACATAATCTGATGCTACAGAAGAGAACCACTCCCACATTTGAGGCTCTGCTGGATTACTTGTCCAAGTTGATGCACTTTCCTGTGGTAAAACTACACACACCAGATGGAAGAAGGGTAAGTGCTCTCCCCATGCCTTTGGACACTAAAGTTACTGCTATTA GGAAAAAGAAACCTATATCTAGCGGCAAATCAAAACTTTTCTCCCCATCGTCAGCGAGATACTTTGTGAATCAGATAAACCACTGCATTGCAGGAAGTGAGTGTGACCTCCCCAGTAACAATGCAGAATCTGTAGAACTGGAGGCTGGCCATTTTCTGGAGTCAGTGGCCGAAACAGACGGCGACTCCTACCATGGAGATAGGGGTGAAGGGGCAGACAACTGCATGCCCGGTGACGATGACATTGAGAAGTCCTTTCGGGTGAACCAGGATGGCAGCATGACAGTGGAGATGAAGGTGCGACTAACCATCAGGGAGGAAGAAACCATCCACTGGACCACCACCCTGAGCAGATCCAGTGTGGCCAACCAGCTCTGTGCGGCTGAGTCTGAGCTGGAGAACAGTTCTCCTGAGTCCAACATCCTACcaccaacacaacccaacaccATGGGCACCATCAACGGGTACAATGTTAAAAAGGATGATCATGATGATAAGGATGATAAATCTCCAGAGACCAGCAGACTTACCAGTGTGGCAGTAGACAATGAGGATGATGCTAAAACACATGTGGGTGTGGTCTCTCCCAGGAGGGCTCCTACCCCAGGACCCAGGAGATACAGACAGAAGCAGGCCTCAGTGGAGAGCATCAAAACAATGTTGGGAGATGAGATTCAGGAGAACATGGTAGGTTCTAACTCCTACAGAGAGACAACTGAGAACGGAGAGGTAAAGGAGGAATACTGCATGGTCAGACAGTGCAGCAGCAAGCCAGTTCCTAAACCAAGGGGAGTTGGCTCTGTGGATATCAACAATTACAATAAGACTCAATCCACTTTTAAATCAGGCATGGCTGAGATCTTGCAGATCCAAAATGGCGGGGAGGAAGTCATAGAAAGTGTAATGCACATATACGAGCAGCAGACCTGTCAGGACAATTTCCTGGCTAACAGCCAGTACAATGTCCAGGGTGTGTCCATATATGGGATGATGTACGGAAGAACAGCCACCTCTGACACAGCCCACTTGTCCTCCAGTAATGActtggagctggagctgggtAGATCCTCTACAGCCTCAAAGTCAATCAGCGTGTGGAGGGCTGACCAGTCTCTTTCACCTGAGTTCACCATCCCCAAGTTTAAGGCTGGAGGATCTCTCCTACGCAACAGGGTACTAAATGTCCATYAAACCCCTCTCTCCATGCCCACCAAAGATAATGACACCCCAGAGTGGGTCTCTGAAGCAAGCAAAGAAAACTCCACCACTGGTGTAAAGAAAGTCAAGAAAATGTTCTCAAAGCCCAAAGTGAAAAAGAACCAGTTTCGTAAGGTTACAACACCAGACAAAAGACGTAAAGAGGGTAATGCAAATGCTCCTGAAAACAATAAAAGAGTGAAAACTGGGGGGTTTAGCAGCAATGTATCcataaggaaaatgtatggaccaAAACCTGCCAGAAGTCTCatcaaaaacaaaaagaaactAAAAGGAAAGGAAATCAATTTAAATATTGAAAACCCAAAGGAATCGGCAGTGAAAGAACTAAATGTTACTGAAAATAGAAACAAGACTTCAGTTTCAGTAAAGAAGAACGTATTGCATGTTTTATTTCCTACGGAGACCCAGGTGGAGGGAACACTAAAAAGGCAGAGGTCTATGCACGAGGAGAGAAGGATTGATAAAGAGAGTCATGATCTGAGCTCTTCTAATATCAATGAATATGTTGAGAATTGGTTAGAGAAAGCCCTCCCAACTGTGTACCCAGACCCAGTGGAGGAAACTCAAAATGTGGAGACACCAACAATGTCTCCGGTAGAGACTGAGGGAGACATTGTTCCAGATGTATCAGCATTCAATTGTGAAATGGATACAGAAGAAGATGATCCTTCTTTGTTTAAGGAAAAAACACAAATACCAAGTAGTCCATCTTTGGAAATGACTGCATTTCCAAATAGAACATTTGAAAATATAGCAACACAGACCAACCTGGCATTGGAAAACACAACATTACCATGTCCTTCTGACCAATCATCGCAAAAGACTCCATTACACAGTGATACTACACAGGAAAGGTTGCACATTAATCCCTCAGTGGAAAAGAGACCTTTCTTCaacggtctctctgtctctcctactgCAATAATCTCAGTAGAAAAGCCATCACCATCTGACAGTCATTCATTGGAAGAAACATCAATGCCTAAAAATATCTCAGAAGAGAAGCCACCAATCACAAATGGTCTGTCATTGGAAAATAAATCAGTACCAAATATCTCCTCAATAGAGAAGACCCCAATCTCTAACAGTCTCTCGCCTGAGAAGACACAACTGCCTGCTAAAACGCAGATGGAGAAGACACCATTATCCAACAAAGACTTAGATGTGTCTTCCATAGCTAGCAGTCCTTCATATTTCATGTGTTCATCACCTAGTAGTCTAGGTGATGAAGAACAACRCTTATCAAGCAGTCCTTCATCAGATAAGGCTCCATCACCTACTGGCCATGTATTTGAAAAGACAACattgttcaaccactccactcTGAAAGAACCACCATCACCTAAACTCTCAACAAAAAAGACAAGATTGGTCAGTAATCTCACCCTGGAAAAGCAACTAACACTTAGAAAAGCTTCAGCTGAGAAGTCTTCAATATCCAGTGATCCTACTGTGGAAAAGGTGTTGATGGATAAGGCACCAATCTCCAATGGTCGCTCATCTGAGAAGACATCACTGCCTGCTAAAACCCGGATATCCAACATTGTGTTAGATGAGGCTCCATTAGCTAGTAGTCCCTCATGTTTCATGTCGACATCACCTACTAGTCTCACATCAGATGAAAGACCCATATCACCCACTCGCCATGTTTTGGAAAAAACAACATTGTTTAACCACTCCACTCTGAAAGGACCATCAACACCTAAACTCCCAATGAAGAAGACACGATTGATCAGTAATCTCTCCCTAGAAAAGCAGCTATCACTCAAAAGAGCGTCAGTGGAGAAGTCTTCAATACCCAGTAATACTACTTTGGAGAAGGCCCATCTATCAAATCCTGTTCAAATCacagtaaaaaaaacacaactacCTAACAGTCACTCATTGGAAGAGACATCACTACCAAATAAGTCCTTACCCAGTGATTCCACTTCGGAAAATACCCAATTATCTAGCAGTCCTCGACAAGGAAGGACACCACTACCAAGACATTTCTCTTTGAAAACACCATTACAAAACGTCTCACCTGAAATTGCAACATTACCCACAACTCTTGTGATGAGAAATGCTCCCAGTAATCTCTCTTCAGAAAAGTTACCAGTACCTAGTAATCGCACATTGAAAAATAGACTGTCACCGTATTCTCAGTCATTGGAAATAGTGTCACCACCTATGAGTCTCAAGGTTAAAAAGAAGCCAGTATCTAGAAATCAATCCCTGGAAAGCAAACCATCACCAGTAAGTCCCACTTTGAAAAATACACCTTTACCAAGAAAAAGCCACAAAACACCATTATCGCCCAAATCAACGCCAGTACACCTCAATTCCTCTATGAAGAAGAAGCCAATACCTCCCAGTCCCGCTTTAGTGAATCACAAAGAGATGAACAGGGATGATAAGCTGAGCAATTCAAATCGGGGAGACAGTACCAAAGTAACAGCAGAGGAGCCCCTAACAAAAACACAGATACcgtcacacacagacaaacttCCTCCCCAGCCAGATATGAAACTTGTGCTAGAGAAGCTCTGTTTCTCAATTCASTCAATTAGACAAATCACACACAACAATCGTCCATCTTGTCTTGAAAAGTCAAACAGCTTGCCTGATTTCTCCTCCCATGTGGCCTCTACATTTGGGTCATCTACTAAAGCTCTCCTTTCTTTCTTATCTGTTATTACTTTAAAGGAAAGCTTCACTAACTGGAACATACCTGAACTGAATGCAAACAGTGTAAGCTGTGCTGAGGCTTTGKAAATGATGGAGTCTCTGAGAGAAATTGCCAACATAGAGGGTGCAGAGGAGTTGAAAGGTAGTCTGTCAGAATTGCAAAAGTCAACTTCCACACAACTGCTTCAAAGTTGGAAGGGTTTCCAGGAACTCAACAGCAAAGTCAGAAGTCGCAGCTCAACACCGAACAGTTCAGAGCACAATGTCTTGTTTGAGAAATGCCCAGAGAAGGACTACATCATTGAAGAAAAGGCATTGGATATCGATGAGCTAATACATGAGCTTGACTTGCCTGYAAAGCTGAAGGAAGCATTGGCAGCCCTTCCAACCGGGGTGAGCGAAAGCATGGAGGGGGATGAAATAGAAWTGTCATTCCCAGAGGAAAGGGTAAATGCCAAATCAACTGCAGTCCCTAAGAAAGAGCCTTCAAATGATAATGTGCTTAATATTGATGCTAATGTTGATGTTAAATCCATRGTTAAAAGATTTATAAATATTTACCATCCCAAAGAGGTGACTGAAAACAAGATGTCACCAATCACAGAGAGCCAAAGCAGTAGGCAAGAGCAGCCCTTCTCCTCAGAAGAGCAAAACTTTAAAGAGGATTTTACTTGCCATAGAAGCAGACAGGCAGCGAATAAGGAAGATTCTGAACTTGAGCAGGACAACTGGGAAGAAGAGGCTAAATGTAGCGACAAACAGATTGACCATGATGAAGAACAGATATACTCAGACATAGAGCAGGCTTACAGTTTAGCATTGCATGATGGCTATTTGGAACTGCAAGCGTGTCCCTTGGAGACCAAAGTGAAGGATGGGGACATACAGTCAAGctatgtggaggaggaggaaagcttGGAGGAAGAGCAGGAATACTATATTGAGAATGCACTTGTGGAGCAGGAGAACAAATGTATGGAGCTGCAGCTTAGCAATGAGGACGGAGAGTCCACTGCTGAACAAACCCAGGCTAGCTRAAACCAACATGAGGAGTCAGAGGTTACACTTGTTGAGTTGAAGGTTAGCAGGGAACAGGAGGAAAGCTTYYAGGGAGGGCAGYAATACTACATTGAGAACCCACATGTGGAGCAGGAGATCAAATGCATGGAGCTGCAGGTTAGCTGTAAGGAAAGCTTAGAAAAAGACCAAGCTAGCTCGGAGGAAGAACAGGAATGTCATGTTGAGGACCAACTAAGCTATGTGGTATCAGAAAATAGATGTATGGAGGATAAATGCTTGGAGGAAGAGCAGCAATCTCACATAGAGGATCAGCCAAGCTATGTGGGGCTGCAGGTTAGCTATGAAGAAAGAGTATCCACCCTCAAGGAGCAGGCTACCTCAGAGGAAGAATATGAGTGTCACATAGAGGATCAGCCAAACCATGAGGAGCCAGAGGTCAAATGCTTGGCGCTGCAGGATAGCAGTGAGGACGGAAAGTCGACCCCTGAAGAAGACCAGGCTATCTCAGATGAAGAGCTGGAACATCATGTTGAGAACCAACCAAACCATGAAGACCCTGAGATTAAACATATGGATGCAAAGGTTAGCAGTGAGGAAAGCATGTCTAATCTTGAAGAACAGCAGGCTAGCTCAGAGGAAGAGCTGGAATGTCACATTGAGAACCAGCCAAGTCATGAAGAGAAGGAGGTTAAATGTATGAAGATGCAGGTTAGTAGAGAAGAAATAGAGTTCACCCCTGAAGAAGACAAGGCTAGCttaggggaggaagaggaaagccATGAAGATGACTTGAGCTATGCAAATGCACACATTAACGGGCAGGATGAGCAGACTCACTTATGGGTGGAGCAGACTACTCAAAAAGGAACAGAGTATACTGTCAGAGAAACACTGCCTAGCTTGTTCAAACAGCATTCTATTGCTGACAGGATGGATAAGGATAGTGGGAAGAATAGTGTGCAGCATGTTGGCTTCAAACAACAAACTGATACTGCAGAAGAAGCAAACTTTGAGGATAATCAGTGTAGCTCAGAGGAGAAGCGKGTAAGCTATGAAGAGAAGCTGTCTGGCTCTGATGTAGAACATGTTAGTGTAGAGGKTGAGCCATACCCAGAGGAGGAGTATCAGGAAACCTTAGAGGAAGAGCCTTCTGAGGAGGATAAACWTTATGAAAAGACTGAAGCAAAAACAACCGACTGTTTTGAGGAACCATTACCATCTGTAGCAGAGCGAGTAAAAATACTGGATAAGAAGATTGCTGATGTAGAGCAAAGGAAAAGCATTACTATAGCGACAACTGGCAACAAACCGTTTGGCCAAATAGAGGTTTCTGCTGTRTCAGGCGGTGATGATGTCAAAGAGCAACACAAAGCTCATGTGCACACTTTTAAAAGGACAACGTGGCCTATAAATACGTCAGAGACTGTAGTCATGTGCCCCCCAGCTCCACGATCCTTGTTGGCATTTAGCTATGATGGCTGTATAACTAGAGAGCCTGACGGAAATAGGGTCAAGTCAATAAAGGAATTGTTTATAGCAAAAAGCGTTGTGGACATTCAGTACGGACAAACAAGACTACCCAGCCCAAACACCTCAGATCTGTCTGACAACAGACCGGAGACTTCTGACAGTGGTGGTCATCGATCACAGACATCAACTGAGACGTCCAGTGGTGAGGATGATTCAGTGAAGAAATCCATCACCAAATGCGTTGTCAGGAGAACAATCGAAAGGCTTTATGGAAAGAAAGATACCAATGTCAAAGACCATGCCAGTGAAAGTCAGCCCCCATCTCCCCTGAAACCAAAGTCCAGAGAATTTCCTGGTAAGATCAGCCTTTCCCCATTTCATAATGCACAGACCAAAGTGATGTCTGACTTATCATACTTCAATGCCACAAGCTCTGTAGGCACATACAGTGATCCAACACGGTGTATCGCCTTCAATGCACAGGTCGGGCCTGGAGACTGTTTCCTGATAGACAAAGACAGGTGGCTCCTCAGAGAGAGCGTGATCAGAAAGTCTGTCTCAGAGCCTATTGATATCAACAAGAACACATCTGCATCAACTGAAGATGTGTGCAAAGACACAAAAGAAGACGTCCCTTACTCCCTTTTCGGCCACASTGATTTGGAGGACATAGTGAAGTCTGTGAAGCCTTTGGTGCCAAAGTGCACCTATTTCAACCTGCCTCATGGCTGTGACTCAGACTCGCACCAGGATGACCTAAGCCCGGTCAGCAAGGGCAGTGCTAAGGGTGATGTCTCAAAGGACAGTAAAGACAAGACAGAGAAACCAAACCTGTGGGCTGAGAAGAATGGAATATCTTTTGCCCCGACTGACTTCAAGATGCCAGATAATAAAGTGCACCCTCTAATAGAAGGCCCGGGAGGTGGAAAGGTTGTGGTGGTCCAGTCTGGCAAACGTCAGCCTGGCAAAGGWCAGACAGATGTCATGAAAATCCCACAGGAGCCAGATGCACTAGAGATGCTCTACTTCTCCTGTGGCCAGCACTGCCCCATCCTGTGA